One genomic segment of Helianthus annuus cultivar XRQ/B chromosome 14, HanXRQr2.0-SUNRISE, whole genome shotgun sequence includes these proteins:
- the LOC110920901 gene encoding rho GTPase-activating protein 7 isoform X2 yields the protein MSDDSSTTFTHGASNTVFKSGPLLISSKGLGWKSWKKRWFILTRTSLAFFKNDPSVLPQRESEVNLTLGGIDLNSSGSVVVREDKKLLTVLFPDGRDGRAFTLKAETSEDLHEWKTALEHALAHAPNAALVMGQNRIFRNDTTDSNEQSFHQWRDKRSIKSLVVGRPILLALEDIDGGPSFLEKALRFLETHGSKVEGILRQSADVEEVDRRVQQYEKDKKEFSSDEDAHVVGDCVKHVLRELPSSPVPATCCTALLEAYKIDPKEARVNAMRAAIFESFPEPNRRLLQRILKMMHTVSLNTCENRMTASAVAACMAPLLLRPLLAGECESDNDFDDKRDNSAQLLAAANAASNAQAIIATLLEEFENIFDDDAMLRCSISAGSRDVSASEDSTDDENMETENNVYRDAVNEADQESDDDPERVFSGKLSESSGYAGSDLYDFKAYGTDASDVVSPNNNVNLGSKLNSLADSQPLDSSTETPVNKLTGSNSKSRRTTIRGRNNARGNTILQASLERRKQALHERRMALEQDVSRLQEQLQAERDLRSILEVGLSMSSAPVSRSHNMDPKTRAELEEIAISEADVARLKQKVAELHQQLHQQRHQHLHNYNSHQRVFQQDFDSTIAYINHERKQRSEETTLGAEFRNIRGQTLMNGNTSRQATRVQFLDSTRLSDSKSSETSTSLSMDEFGAVDSAIMPFTSRPTEVIDYSRNPLATSSSTLVELTTRLDFFKERRSQLMEQLHNLDLSYTTSSQDFTYKQPPGWNILKRS from the exons ATGTCTGATGATTCATCCACCACATTCACCCATGGGGCTTCAAACACG GTTTTCAAGAGCGGTCCGCTGCTTATATCTTCCAAAG GGCTAGGATGGAAGTCATGGAAGAAACGCTGGTTTATTCTCACACGCACTTCTCTCGCTTTCTTCAAAAATGATCCA aGTGTACTTCCCCAGAGAGAAAGTGAAGTAAATCTGACGTTGGGAGGAATTGACTTGAACAGTTCTGGAAG TGTTGTTGTTAGAGAGGACAAAAAGCTGTTAACTGTTTTGTTTCCTGATGGACGCGATGGCCGGGCATTTACGCTCAAG GCAGAAACATCTGAAGATTTGCATGAGTGGAAGACAGCTCTTGAACATGCTCTTGCACACGCCCCAAATGCAGCCCTTGTTATGGGACAAAACAGAATCTTCCGGAACGATACCACTGATTCAAATGAACAGTCCTTTCATCAAT GGAGAGATAAACGCTCCATCAAGTCTCTAGTTGTCGGAAGACCAATATTGTTAGCGTTGGAGGACATAGATGGAGGCCCGTCTTTCCTTGAGAAAGCTCTTAGATTTCTTGAGACACACG gAAGCAAAGTTGAAGGAATCTTGAGACAATCTGCAGACGTAGAGGAGGTAGACCGCAGAGTTCAACAATATgaaaaag ACAAGAAGGAATTTAGTTCTGATGAAGATGCACATGTTGTCGGTGATTGTGTTAAG CATGTCCTTAGAGAGCTTCCCTCATCACCTGTTCCCGCAACCTGTTGCACTGCTTTGTTAGAAGCTTATA AAATTGATCCGAAGGAAGCTCGAGTGAACGCTATGCGTGCTGCAATCTTTGAATCATTTCCTGAACCAAATAGGCGCTTGTTACAGAG AATTCTGAAGATGATGCACACTGTTTCTTTGAATACTTGTGAAAATCGAATGACAGCATCAGCAGTTGCTGCTTGCATGGCACCGTTGCTCTTACGCCCACTTTTAGCTGGCGAATGTGAGTCGGATAATGATTTTGATGATAAGCGTGACAACTCTGCACAGCTGCTTGCTGCTGCTAATGCTGCTAGTAACGCTCAAGCTATTATTGCAACTCTCCTAGAGGAGTTTGAGAATATATTCGAT GATGATGCTATGCTCAGATGTTCGATATCCGCGGGTTCCCGTGACGTTAGTGCAAGTGAAGAttcaactgatgatgaaaatatgGAAACGGAAAACAATGTTTACCGTGATGCAGTAAATGAAGCTGATCAAGAATCTGATGATGATCCCGAACGTGTATTTAGTGGAAAGTTGAGTGAAAGCAGTGGTTATGCTGGCAGTGATCTTTATGACTTTAAG GCATATGGGACTGATGCATCAGATGTGGTGTCTCCAAATAACAATGTAAATTTGGGATCAAAATTAAATTCATTGGCAGATTCTCAACCTCTTGATTCAAGCACAGAGACTCCTGTTAACAAACTAACAGGATCCAATTCTAAGTCTAGGCGTACAACGATAAGGGGACGGAATAAT gcgAGAGGAAACACGATACTTCAAGCTAGCTTGGAAAGAAGGAAGCAAGCATTACACGAACGTAGGATGGCACTTGAACAAGAT GTTTCAAGATTGCAAGAACAGTTACAAGCTGAGAGAGATCTAAGATCCATATTAGAAGTTGGGTTAAGCATGTCTTCTGCACCGGTTTCTCGATCCCATAACATGGATCCAAAG ACGAGAGCGGAGCTGGAGGAGATTGCTATTTCTGAAGCAGATGTTGCTCGGTTGAAGCAAAAAGTTGCGGAATTGCATCAACAACTTCATCAACAACGCCACCAACATCTCCATAACTATAATTCTCATCA GAGAGTTTTTCAACAAGATTTTGATTCTACAATCGCTTATATCAACCATGAACGAAAACAAAGATCAGAG GAAACTACATTGGGAGCGGAATTCAGAAACATTAGAGGGCAAACCTTAATGAATGGAAACACAAGCAGACAAGCTACTCGTGTGCAGTTTCTAGACTCGACAAGATTAAGTGATTCTAAAAGTAGCGAGACATCCACAAGTTTATCTATGGATGAATTTGGGGCTGTTGATTCTGCAATTATGCCATTTACATCAAGACCAACTGAG
- the LOC110920901 gene encoding rho GTPase-activating protein 7 isoform X1: MSDDSSTTFTHGASNTVFKSGPLLISSKGLGWKSWKKRWFILTRTSLAFFKNDPSVLPQRESEVNLTLGGIDLNSSGSVVVREDKKLLTVLFPDGRDGRAFTLKAETSEDLHEWKTALEHALAHAPNAALVMGQNRIFRNDTTDSNEQSFHQWRDKRSIKSLVVGRPILLALEDIDGGPSFLEKALRFLETHGSKVEGILRQSADVEEVDRRVQQYEKDKKEFSSDEDAHVVGDCVKHVLRELPSSPVPATCCTALLEAYKIDPKEARVNAMRAAIFESFPEPNRRLLQRILKMMHTVSLNTCENRMTASAVAACMAPLLLRPLLAGECESDNDFDDKRDNSAQLLAAANAASNAQAIIATLLEEFENIFDDDAMLRCSISAGSRDVSASEDSTDDENMETENNVYRDAVNEADQESDDDPERVFSGKLSESSGYAGSDLYDFKAYGTDASDVVSPNNNVNLGSKLNSLADSQPLDSSTETPVNKLTGSNSKSRRTTIRGRNNARKTPSVESFDSSGEEELAIQRLEMMKNDLRQRLAKEARGNTILQASLERRKQALHERRMALEQDVSRLQEQLQAERDLRSILEVGLSMSSAPVSRSHNMDPKTRAELEEIAISEADVARLKQKVAELHQQLHQQRHQHLHNYNSHQRVFQQDFDSTIAYINHERKQRSEETTLGAEFRNIRGQTLMNGNTSRQATRVQFLDSTRLSDSKSSETSTSLSMDEFGAVDSAIMPFTSRPTEVIDYSRNPLATSSSTLVELTTRLDFFKERRSQLMEQLHNLDLSYTTSSQDFTYKQPPGWNILKRS, translated from the exons ATGTCTGATGATTCATCCACCACATTCACCCATGGGGCTTCAAACACG GTTTTCAAGAGCGGTCCGCTGCTTATATCTTCCAAAG GGCTAGGATGGAAGTCATGGAAGAAACGCTGGTTTATTCTCACACGCACTTCTCTCGCTTTCTTCAAAAATGATCCA aGTGTACTTCCCCAGAGAGAAAGTGAAGTAAATCTGACGTTGGGAGGAATTGACTTGAACAGTTCTGGAAG TGTTGTTGTTAGAGAGGACAAAAAGCTGTTAACTGTTTTGTTTCCTGATGGACGCGATGGCCGGGCATTTACGCTCAAG GCAGAAACATCTGAAGATTTGCATGAGTGGAAGACAGCTCTTGAACATGCTCTTGCACACGCCCCAAATGCAGCCCTTGTTATGGGACAAAACAGAATCTTCCGGAACGATACCACTGATTCAAATGAACAGTCCTTTCATCAAT GGAGAGATAAACGCTCCATCAAGTCTCTAGTTGTCGGAAGACCAATATTGTTAGCGTTGGAGGACATAGATGGAGGCCCGTCTTTCCTTGAGAAAGCTCTTAGATTTCTTGAGACACACG gAAGCAAAGTTGAAGGAATCTTGAGACAATCTGCAGACGTAGAGGAGGTAGACCGCAGAGTTCAACAATATgaaaaag ACAAGAAGGAATTTAGTTCTGATGAAGATGCACATGTTGTCGGTGATTGTGTTAAG CATGTCCTTAGAGAGCTTCCCTCATCACCTGTTCCCGCAACCTGTTGCACTGCTTTGTTAGAAGCTTATA AAATTGATCCGAAGGAAGCTCGAGTGAACGCTATGCGTGCTGCAATCTTTGAATCATTTCCTGAACCAAATAGGCGCTTGTTACAGAG AATTCTGAAGATGATGCACACTGTTTCTTTGAATACTTGTGAAAATCGAATGACAGCATCAGCAGTTGCTGCTTGCATGGCACCGTTGCTCTTACGCCCACTTTTAGCTGGCGAATGTGAGTCGGATAATGATTTTGATGATAAGCGTGACAACTCTGCACAGCTGCTTGCTGCTGCTAATGCTGCTAGTAACGCTCAAGCTATTATTGCAACTCTCCTAGAGGAGTTTGAGAATATATTCGAT GATGATGCTATGCTCAGATGTTCGATATCCGCGGGTTCCCGTGACGTTAGTGCAAGTGAAGAttcaactgatgatgaaaatatgGAAACGGAAAACAATGTTTACCGTGATGCAGTAAATGAAGCTGATCAAGAATCTGATGATGATCCCGAACGTGTATTTAGTGGAAAGTTGAGTGAAAGCAGTGGTTATGCTGGCAGTGATCTTTATGACTTTAAG GCATATGGGACTGATGCATCAGATGTGGTGTCTCCAAATAACAATGTAAATTTGGGATCAAAATTAAATTCATTGGCAGATTCTCAACCTCTTGATTCAAGCACAGAGACTCCTGTTAACAAACTAACAGGATCCAATTCTAAGTCTAGGCGTACAACGATAAGGGGACGGAATAAT GCTAGAAAGACTCCTTCAGTGGAATCTTTTGATTCTTCTGGTGAAGAAGA gCTTGCTATTCAGAGGCTTGAGATGATGAAAAATGACTTGAGGCAAAGACTTGCAAAAGAG gcgAGAGGAAACACGATACTTCAAGCTAGCTTGGAAAGAAGGAAGCAAGCATTACACGAACGTAGGATGGCACTTGAACAAGAT GTTTCAAGATTGCAAGAACAGTTACAAGCTGAGAGAGATCTAAGATCCATATTAGAAGTTGGGTTAAGCATGTCTTCTGCACCGGTTTCTCGATCCCATAACATGGATCCAAAG ACGAGAGCGGAGCTGGAGGAGATTGCTATTTCTGAAGCAGATGTTGCTCGGTTGAAGCAAAAAGTTGCGGAATTGCATCAACAACTTCATCAACAACGCCACCAACATCTCCATAACTATAATTCTCATCA GAGAGTTTTTCAACAAGATTTTGATTCTACAATCGCTTATATCAACCATGAACGAAAACAAAGATCAGAG GAAACTACATTGGGAGCGGAATTCAGAAACATTAGAGGGCAAACCTTAATGAATGGAAACACAAGCAGACAAGCTACTCGTGTGCAGTTTCTAGACTCGACAAGATTAAGTGATTCTAAAAGTAGCGAGACATCCACAAGTTTATCTATGGATGAATTTGGGGCTGTTGATTCTGCAATTATGCCATTTACATCAAGACCAACTGAG
- the LOC110920901 gene encoding rho GTPase-activating protein 7 isoform X3, which produces MSDDSSTTFTHGASNTVFKSGPLLISSKGLGWKSWKKRWFILTRTSLAFFKNDPSVLPQRESEVNLTLGGIDLNSSGSVVVREDKKLLTVLFPDGRDGRAFTLKAETSEDLHEWKTALEHALAHAPNAALVMGQNRIFRNDTTDSNEQSFHQWRDKRSIKSLVVGRPILLALEDIDGGPSFLEKALRFLETHGSKVEGILRQSADVEEVDRRVQQYEKDKKEFSSDEDAHVVGDCVKHVLRELPSSPVPATCCTALLEAYKIDPKEARVNAMRAAIFESFPEPNRRLLQRILKMMHTVSLNTCENRMTASAVAACMAPLLLRPLLAGECESDNDFDDKRDNSAQLLAAANAASNAQAIIATLLEEFENIFDDDAMLRCSISAGSRDVSASEDSTDDENMETENNVYRDAVNEADQESDDDPERVFSGKLSESSGYAGSDLYDFKAYGTDASDVVSPNNNVNLGSKLNSLADSQPLDSSTETPVNKLTGSNSKSRRTTIRGRNNARKTPSVESFDSSGEEELAIQRLEMMKNDLRQRLAKEARGNTILQASLERRKQALHERRMALEQDVSRLQEQLQAERDLRSILEVGLSMSSAPVSRSHNMDPKTRAELEEIAISEADVARLKQKVAELHQQLHQQRHQHLHNYNSHQRVFQQDFDSTIAYINHERKQRSEVRPESVWTKPKPTIFVSCWKLTP; this is translated from the exons ATGTCTGATGATTCATCCACCACATTCACCCATGGGGCTTCAAACACG GTTTTCAAGAGCGGTCCGCTGCTTATATCTTCCAAAG GGCTAGGATGGAAGTCATGGAAGAAACGCTGGTTTATTCTCACACGCACTTCTCTCGCTTTCTTCAAAAATGATCCA aGTGTACTTCCCCAGAGAGAAAGTGAAGTAAATCTGACGTTGGGAGGAATTGACTTGAACAGTTCTGGAAG TGTTGTTGTTAGAGAGGACAAAAAGCTGTTAACTGTTTTGTTTCCTGATGGACGCGATGGCCGGGCATTTACGCTCAAG GCAGAAACATCTGAAGATTTGCATGAGTGGAAGACAGCTCTTGAACATGCTCTTGCACACGCCCCAAATGCAGCCCTTGTTATGGGACAAAACAGAATCTTCCGGAACGATACCACTGATTCAAATGAACAGTCCTTTCATCAAT GGAGAGATAAACGCTCCATCAAGTCTCTAGTTGTCGGAAGACCAATATTGTTAGCGTTGGAGGACATAGATGGAGGCCCGTCTTTCCTTGAGAAAGCTCTTAGATTTCTTGAGACACACG gAAGCAAAGTTGAAGGAATCTTGAGACAATCTGCAGACGTAGAGGAGGTAGACCGCAGAGTTCAACAATATgaaaaag ACAAGAAGGAATTTAGTTCTGATGAAGATGCACATGTTGTCGGTGATTGTGTTAAG CATGTCCTTAGAGAGCTTCCCTCATCACCTGTTCCCGCAACCTGTTGCACTGCTTTGTTAGAAGCTTATA AAATTGATCCGAAGGAAGCTCGAGTGAACGCTATGCGTGCTGCAATCTTTGAATCATTTCCTGAACCAAATAGGCGCTTGTTACAGAG AATTCTGAAGATGATGCACACTGTTTCTTTGAATACTTGTGAAAATCGAATGACAGCATCAGCAGTTGCTGCTTGCATGGCACCGTTGCTCTTACGCCCACTTTTAGCTGGCGAATGTGAGTCGGATAATGATTTTGATGATAAGCGTGACAACTCTGCACAGCTGCTTGCTGCTGCTAATGCTGCTAGTAACGCTCAAGCTATTATTGCAACTCTCCTAGAGGAGTTTGAGAATATATTCGAT GATGATGCTATGCTCAGATGTTCGATATCCGCGGGTTCCCGTGACGTTAGTGCAAGTGAAGAttcaactgatgatgaaaatatgGAAACGGAAAACAATGTTTACCGTGATGCAGTAAATGAAGCTGATCAAGAATCTGATGATGATCCCGAACGTGTATTTAGTGGAAAGTTGAGTGAAAGCAGTGGTTATGCTGGCAGTGATCTTTATGACTTTAAG GCATATGGGACTGATGCATCAGATGTGGTGTCTCCAAATAACAATGTAAATTTGGGATCAAAATTAAATTCATTGGCAGATTCTCAACCTCTTGATTCAAGCACAGAGACTCCTGTTAACAAACTAACAGGATCCAATTCTAAGTCTAGGCGTACAACGATAAGGGGACGGAATAAT GCTAGAAAGACTCCTTCAGTGGAATCTTTTGATTCTTCTGGTGAAGAAGA gCTTGCTATTCAGAGGCTTGAGATGATGAAAAATGACTTGAGGCAAAGACTTGCAAAAGAG gcgAGAGGAAACACGATACTTCAAGCTAGCTTGGAAAGAAGGAAGCAAGCATTACACGAACGTAGGATGGCACTTGAACAAGAT GTTTCAAGATTGCAAGAACAGTTACAAGCTGAGAGAGATCTAAGATCCATATTAGAAGTTGGGTTAAGCATGTCTTCTGCACCGGTTTCTCGATCCCATAACATGGATCCAAAG ACGAGAGCGGAGCTGGAGGAGATTGCTATTTCTGAAGCAGATGTTGCTCGGTTGAAGCAAAAAGTTGCGGAATTGCATCAACAACTTCATCAACAACGCCACCAACATCTCCATAACTATAATTCTCATCA GAGAGTTTTTCAACAAGATTTTGATTCTACAATCGCTTATATCAACCATGAACGAAAACAAAGATCAGAG GTTCGACCCGAATCCGTATGGACCAAGCCCAAACCCACAATTTTCGTGTCCTGTTGGAAATTAACACCCTAG